From the Luteolibacter rhizosphaerae genome, one window contains:
- a CDS encoding TIGR00282 family metallophosphoesterase, giving the protein MESIRILFLGDIVGEPGRKAVIEHLPLLRKELNLDFIIVNGENAAGGRGITPRIAIDLLRAGAAVITTGDHVWDQAEIVDYFPTEPRLLRPINYPADTPGQGSVVLDTPKGRVGVIQAQGRSFMNPPLENPFLLAEAEADRLRAEGVQVIFVDFHAETTSEKIAMCRALDGKVSAVVGTHTHVQTADERILAGGTGALTDAGMCGPEESVLGRAPESVIWRFRTGMPTRFPIASGPVRLCGALVDVDPATGSCREISRFNRLLIAEEPVEHS; this is encoded by the coding sequence ATGGAGTCGATTCGCATACTTTTTCTCGGAGACATCGTTGGCGAACCCGGTCGCAAGGCCGTGATCGAGCATTTGCCGCTCCTGCGCAAGGAGCTGAACCTCGATTTCATCATCGTGAACGGCGAAAACGCCGCCGGCGGCCGTGGCATTACACCCCGTATCGCCATTGACCTGCTGCGCGCCGGTGCCGCGGTCATCACCACGGGCGACCACGTCTGGGATCAGGCGGAGATCGTCGATTACTTCCCCACGGAGCCGCGCCTGCTCCGCCCGATCAACTATCCCGCGGACACTCCGGGGCAGGGTTCGGTCGTCTTGGATACACCCAAGGGTCGCGTGGGAGTCATTCAAGCTCAAGGCCGTTCCTTCATGAATCCGCCCTTGGAGAATCCCTTCCTGCTGGCGGAGGCGGAAGCCGACCGCCTCCGCGCGGAGGGGGTGCAGGTGATTTTCGTCGATTTCCACGCCGAGACCACCAGCGAGAAGATCGCCATGTGCCGCGCACTCGATGGTAAGGTTTCCGCAGTCGTCGGCACCCACACCCACGTCCAGACCGCCGATGAGCGGATTCTTGCCGGGGGCACCGGAGCCCTTACCGATGCCGGCATGTGCGGACCGGAGGAGTCCGTTCTCGGCCGTGCTCCGGAATCCGTGATCTGGCGCTTCCGCACCGGCATGCCCACCCGTTTCCCCATCGCCTCCGGCCCGGTGCGTCTCTGTGGAGCGCTCGTCGATGTCGACCCGGCGACCGGTTCTTGCCGGGAGATTTCCCGATTTAACCGGCTTCTGATCGCGGAAGAGCCTGTGGAACATTCTTAA
- the tuf gene encoding elongation factor Tu, translated as MAKESFKRNKPHVNIGTIGHVDHGKTTLTAAITNTLADKGFAEKKSYADIDAAPEERERGITINTAHVEYETDKRHYAHVDCPGHADYVKNMITGAAQMDGGILVVSAADGPMPQTREHILLARQVGVPALVVFMNKVDLVDDAELLELVEMEVRDLLSTYEFPGDEIPIVMGSAKQALDGDATHKENILKLMEAVDSYIPEPERAIDKPFLMPVEDVFSIEGRGTVCTGRVERGIIKKMEEIEIVGIRDTQKTTVTDIEMFRKLLDEGRAGDNVGLLIRGLKKDQVERGQVIAKPGSVKAHSKFKGEIYVLSKDEGGRHTPFFSNYRPQFYFRTTDVTGSIKLPEGVEMVMPGDNVNLEVELITPIAMEQTMRFAIREGGRTVGAGRVSEIL; from the coding sequence ATGGCCAAAGAATCATTCAAGCGGAACAAGCCGCACGTTAATATCGGAACCATCGGTCACGTTGACCACGGCAAGACCACCCTCACCGCAGCGATCACCAACACGCTGGCCGATAAAGGTTTCGCAGAAAAGAAGAGCTATGCTGACATCGACGCCGCTCCGGAAGAGCGCGAGCGCGGTATCACCATCAACACCGCTCACGTTGAGTACGAGACCGACAAGCGTCACTACGCTCACGTCGACTGTCCGGGTCACGCTGACTATGTGAAGAACATGATCACCGGCGCCGCCCAGATGGACGGTGGCATCCTCGTGGTGTCCGCTGCCGACGGCCCGATGCCGCAAACCCGCGAGCACATCCTTCTCGCCCGCCAGGTCGGCGTGCCCGCCCTCGTGGTGTTCATGAACAAGGTTGACCTCGTCGACGACGCCGAGCTCCTCGAGCTCGTTGAGATGGAAGTCCGCGACCTCCTCTCCACCTACGAATTCCCGGGCGACGAGATCCCGATCGTCATGGGCTCTGCCAAGCAGGCCCTCGACGGCGACGCCACCCACAAGGAGAACATCCTCAAGCTGATGGAAGCCGTCGACTCCTACATCCCGGAGCCGGAGCGCGCCATCGACAAGCCCTTCCTCATGCCCGTGGAAGACGTGTTCTCGATCGAAGGTCGCGGAACGGTCTGCACCGGTCGTGTCGAGCGCGGCATCATCAAGAAGATGGAGGAAATCGAGATCGTGGGCATCCGCGATACCCAGAAGACCACCGTCACCGACATCGAAATGTTCCGCAAGCTGCTCGACGAAGGTCGTGCAGGTGACAACGTGGGTCTCCTGATCCGCGGCCTCAAGAAGGACCAGGTCGAGCGCGGTCAGGTGATCGCCAAGCCGGGTTCGGTGAAGGCTCACAGCAAGTTCAAGGGTGAAATCTACGTCCTCTCCAAGGACGAAGGTGGCCGTCACACCCCGTTCTTCTCGAACTACCGCCCGCAGTTCTACTTCCGCACCACCGACGTGACCGGAAGCATCAAGCTGCCGGAAGGTGTCGAAATGGTGATGCCTGGCGATAACGTGAACCTCGAAGTCGAGCTCATCACACCGATCGCCATGGAGCAGACCATGCGCTTCGCTATCCGCGAAGGCGGCCGCACCGTGGGTGCCGGTCGTGTCAGCGAAATTCTTTGA
- a CDS encoding preprotein translocase subunit SecE — translation MFAKVSRFVGEVKGELRKASWPWESDPKVKGFKKYKELVDSTVVVLIATILLAGFVSFWDFICTTVLNFITKLGH, via the coding sequence ATGTTCGCAAAAGTCTCACGTTTCGTCGGCGAAGTGAAAGGCGAACTCCGCAAGGCCAGCTGGCCTTGGGAGTCCGATCCCAAGGTCAAGGGTTTCAAGAAGTACAAGGAGTTGGTCGATTCGACCGTCGTGGTCCTCATCGCCACGATCCTCTTGGCAGGATTCGTGTCGTTCTGGGACTTCATCTGCACGACCGTCCTGAACTTCATCACGAAGCTGGGCCACTGA
- the nusG gene encoding transcription termination/antitermination protein NusG: protein MPTPSPENQWYVVHVLSGQEGRVKERILRQREAEEMGDYIFEVLVPTEMVSEIRRGKKTSTKRKFFPGYIIVNMNLLTPENQLVEKTWYFIKEMEGVIGFAGTKDRPIPMRQSEVDGMLSQIKEREEHARPAISFEVGDTVKVADGPFQSQNGIVEEIDPERGKLRVSVTIFGRSTPVELEYWQVERA, encoded by the coding sequence ATGCCAACCCCGTCTCCAGAAAACCAGTGGTACGTCGTCCACGTCCTTTCCGGACAAGAAGGACGAGTCAAGGAGCGCATCCTCCGCCAGCGCGAAGCGGAAGAAATGGGAGACTATATCTTCGAGGTGCTGGTCCCGACCGAAATGGTTTCCGAGATCCGCCGCGGTAAGAAGACCTCCACCAAACGGAAGTTCTTCCCCGGCTACATCATCGTGAACATGAATCTCCTCACTCCGGAAAACCAGCTCGTCGAGAAGACCTGGTATTTCATCAAGGAGATGGAAGGTGTCATCGGCTTCGCCGGCACCAAGGACCGCCCCATCCCCATGCGCCAGAGCGAGGTGGACGGCATGCTTTCCCAGATCAAGGAGCGCGAGGAGCACGCTCGCCCCGCCATCAGTTTCGAAGTCGGCGATACCGTCAAGGTCGCCGATGGCCCCTTCCAGAGCCAGAACGGCATCGTCGAGGAAATCGATCCCGAGCGCGGCAAGCTGCGCGTCTCGGTTACCATCTTCGGTCGCTCCACTCCGGTCGAACTTGAATACTGGCAGGTCGAACGCGCCTGA
- the rplK gene encoding 50S ribosomal protein L11, whose amino-acid sequence MAKEVVKVIKLQIPAGAANPSPPVGPALGQAGVNIMGFCKEFNAQTQSQSGDVLPVVISVYKDKSFTFITKKPPAGNLLKKAAGLASGSKEANKIKVGKITKEKLMEVVAIKMPDLNTKDPEAAARILAGTARQMGLEIEGM is encoded by the coding sequence ATGGCCAAGGAAGTTGTCAAAGTCATCAAGCTCCAGATTCCCGCCGGAGCTGCTAACCCGTCCCCGCCCGTCGGACCGGCTCTCGGTCAGGCCGGTGTGAACATCATGGGCTTCTGTAAGGAGTTCAATGCCCAGACCCAGAGCCAGTCCGGTGACGTGCTCCCGGTTGTGATCTCGGTCTACAAGGACAAGAGCTTCACCTTCATCACCAAGAAGCCCCCCGCCGGCAACTTGCTCAAGAAGGCCGCCGGTCTCGCCTCCGGTTCCAAGGAAGCCAACAAGATCAAGGTCGGCAAGATCACCAAGGAGAAGCTCATGGAAGTCGTGGCCATCAAGATGCCCGACCTCAACACCAAGGACCCGGAAGCCGCTGCCCGCATTCTCGCCGGCACCGCCCGCCAGATGGGCCTCGAGATCGAAGGAATGTAA
- the rplA gene encoding 50S ribosomal protein L1: MKTRSKRYTKAAALVPAGKSYGLEEAVGTVKKFPAPKFDPTVTVSFHLGVDPRKSDQMVRGSVALPHGTGKNVRVAVFAAGAAAEAATASGAEFVGFEELIKKVQGGFTDFDVAIATPDAMTEVRKIARVLGPRGLMPNPKTGTVTDDVAKAVKEVKAGRIDYKLDKNGNVSGAVGKASFSEEALLENARAFIDSVVRAKPASAKGNFVRSVTLAASMCPGIALESSVYTKSV; the protein is encoded by the coding sequence ATGAAGACCCGCAGCAAGCGATACACGAAAGCCGCCGCCCTCGTGCCGGCCGGCAAGTCCTACGGCTTGGAAGAAGCTGTCGGCACCGTGAAGAAGTTCCCGGCGCCGAAGTTCGACCCCACCGTCACCGTTTCCTTCCACCTCGGCGTGGATCCCCGCAAGAGCGACCAGATGGTTCGTGGTTCCGTGGCACTGCCGCACGGCACCGGTAAGAACGTCCGCGTCGCCGTCTTCGCCGCCGGTGCCGCCGCTGAGGCCGCCACCGCCTCCGGCGCCGAGTTCGTCGGTTTCGAGGAACTCATCAAGAAGGTCCAAGGCGGGTTCACCGACTTCGACGTGGCCATCGCCACGCCGGACGCCATGACCGAAGTCCGTAAGATCGCCCGTGTCCTTGGTCCCCGCGGCCTCATGCCGAACCCGAAGACCGGCACCGTCACCGACGATGTTGCCAAGGCCGTCAAGGAAGTGAAGGCCGGTCGTATCGACTACAAGCTCGACAAGAACGGCAACGTCTCCGGCGCTGTCGGCAAGGCTTCCTTCTCTGAAGAAGCCCTCCTCGAGAACGCCCGCGCTTTCATTGATAGCGTCGTCCGCGCCAAGCCGGCTTCCGCCAAGGGCAACTTCGTCCGCAGCGTGACGCTCGCCGCCTCCATGTGCCCCGGTATCGCGCTGGAATCCAGCGTCTACACCAAGTCCGTCTAA
- the rplJ gene encoding 50S ribosomal protein L10 translates to MNPDKKVIIDGLLEKVNASPYVLVVDYTGMTVPQFSELRNRLGAAGAECHVAKNTYVKKALSEAGLPDIGESLVGQTAFVTGDSEVFAAAKAIKNFEKEFKKPELKVGILDGAILGPDKLKVIADIPSREAILSQLLATILEPSTRIARVIQKKFNPDADSKKDEAPAEEAAPAAEAAAEPAAEA, encoded by the coding sequence ATGAATCCCGACAAGAAAGTCATCATCGACGGTCTGCTCGAAAAGGTGAACGCCTCGCCGTACGTGCTCGTGGTGGATTACACCGGCATGACGGTTCCGCAGTTCTCCGAACTCCGTAACCGCCTCGGTGCGGCCGGTGCCGAGTGCCACGTCGCCAAGAACACCTACGTCAAGAAGGCTCTCTCCGAAGCCGGTCTCCCGGACATCGGCGAGTCCCTCGTCGGCCAGACCGCTTTCGTCACCGGTGACAGCGAGGTCTTCGCTGCCGCCAAGGCCATCAAGAACTTCGAGAAGGAGTTCAAGAAGCCGGAACTGAAGGTCGGCATCCTCGACGGTGCCATCCTCGGCCCGGACAAGCTGAAGGTCATCGCCGACATCCCGTCCCGCGAAGCCATCCTTTCCCAGCTTCTTGCCACGATCCTCGAGCCTTCCACCCGGATCGCCCGCGTCATCCAGAAGAAGTTCAACCCGGATGCGGACTCCAAGAAGGACGAAGCCCCGGCCGAAGAAGCAGCTCCCGCAGCCGAAGCCGCTGCGGAGCCCGCCGCCGAAGCCTGA
- the rplL gene encoding 50S ribosomal protein L7/L12: protein MANIEQLVEELGKLTVLEAADLVKKLEETWGVSAAAPVGVAVAAGPAEAVEEKTEFDVVITDGGANKIAVIKAVREVSPGLGLADAKKVVESAPAKVLEGVSKDAAEAAKKKLEEAGAKVDLK, encoded by the coding sequence ATGGCCAATATCGAACAACTCGTTGAAGAACTCGGCAAGCTCACCGTTCTGGAAGCTGCCGACCTCGTGAAGAAGCTGGAAGAGACCTGGGGCGTTTCCGCCGCAGCTCCCGTCGGCGTTGCCGTGGCTGCTGGCCCGGCTGAAGCCGTCGAAGAGAAGACCGAATTCGATGTCGTCATCACCGACGGTGGTGCCAACAAGATCGCCGTCATTAAGGCAGTCCGCGAAGTTTCGCCGGGCCTAGGCCTTGCGGACGCGAAGAAGGTCGTCGAAAGTGCTCCTGCCAAGGTGCTCGAAGGTGTCTCCAAGGACGCCGCCGAAGCTGCCAAGAAGAAGCTCGAAGAGGCCGGCGCCAAGGTCGATCTCAAGTAA
- the rpoB gene encoding DNA-directed RNA polymerase subunit beta produces the protein MADRLQFGKIEEVIEPPNLIEVQSRSYEEFMQKDVPAGERTDSGLQAVFREVFPIKSYDEAIELDFVTYDIEDPKITSLDALRSGESFSAALYVTFKLKDETGTKKERVYMGELPMMTRRGTFIINGAERVIVSQLHRSPGICFETSQHLNGKILHSFRIIPDRGSWLEVQFDTNDLLYVYLDRRRRRRKFLATTFLRALGYPTDRDIVTNFYGVENLKLKEEMDEQELGHKVPFEDILDGELVVAKAYEPLTIGIVRQLIALGHKQIEVIDGREDEILLKSLRKDPAKDEDSALKDIYRKLRPGDPPTAANARALLKRLFFDPKKYDLTRVGRYKINSKLESKVSSDERIMVPEDFLGAVKYLLKLKKGEGVIDDIDHLGSRRVRAVGELLSNQCRVGLARTERLVKERMTLFDVNIEGMTPQKLINPKALSAVVRDFFGRSQLSQFMDQTNPLAELTHKRRLSALGPGGLNRDRAGFEVRDVHPSHYGRICPIETPEGPNIGLINSMCTYARINEFGFIETPYRKVKNGKVTKEIEYLSADQEEKFLIAQANNPIDKDGKFLNEKVTAREVGGEFIEVGPTEVNYMDVSPKQMVSIAAGLIPFLEHDDANRALMGSNMQRQGVPLLVSDSPYVGTGLEGKTARDSRSVVVSELDGVVAAATAEMIVTTPDGKLPVADEKFLSDPESVKTNLDKGIMAYPLRKFMRSNAGTCINQKPIVKKGQKIKKGDVLADGPNTEKGELALGRNVLVAFMPWNGYNFEDAIVISERVKKEDIYTSIHIAEFDVAARDTKLGPEEITRDIPNVGEEALKNLDHDGIIRIGAEVKPGDILVGKITPKSETELAPEERLLRAIFGEKAADVKDTSLRVPSGCIGIVQDIRVSSHGNARKRAEKVDPVELKKQLKKINDEHKKKADKLTDDLTEKLSDILLGEKIPLDVVNAQTGEIIIPANRKITKTLLRKLASVHDHIEIDPSPIRNKILEIIGSFEQRFQELDTERERKLDQLEAGDDVDPGVIKEVKVFIAAKRKLSVGDKMAGRHGNKGVVATIVPEEDMPFLADGTPVDIVLNPLGVPSRMNVGQVLETHLGVAAKALGFKVATPIFDGIPEAKIWEYMSEAKKVDGYTWIGDGKDGSTGGKSTLFDGRTGEPFHQPVVVGIIYMLKLGHLVADKIHARAVGPYSLVTQQPLGGKAQYGGQRFGEMEVWALEAYGAAYTLQELLTVKSDDVQGRTRIYEAIVKGDNNLEAGTPESFNVLIKEMQSLGLDVRPGRRGSTPGGVPSIGGVDDFSLDDLTL, from the coding sequence ATGGCCGACCGTCTCCAATTCGGGAAAATCGAGGAAGTCATTGAACCGCCGAACCTGATCGAGGTTCAGAGCCGCTCCTACGAGGAGTTCATGCAAAAGGACGTACCGGCAGGCGAGCGCACCGATTCGGGGCTCCAAGCCGTCTTCCGCGAAGTTTTCCCGATCAAGAGTTACGACGAAGCGATCGAACTCGACTTCGTCACCTACGACATCGAGGACCCGAAGATCACTTCGCTCGACGCCCTGCGTTCCGGCGAAAGCTTCTCCGCCGCCCTCTACGTGACTTTCAAGCTGAAGGATGAGACCGGCACCAAGAAGGAGCGCGTCTACATGGGCGAACTCCCGATGATGACCCGTCGTGGTACCTTCATCATCAACGGTGCAGAGCGCGTCATTGTGTCGCAGCTCCACCGCTCCCCGGGCATTTGCTTCGAAACCTCGCAGCACCTGAACGGCAAAATCCTCCACTCCTTCCGCATCATCCCGGACCGCGGTTCCTGGTTGGAAGTGCAGTTCGATACGAACGACCTGCTCTACGTTTATCTCGACCGCCGCCGCCGTCGCCGCAAGTTCTTGGCGACCACTTTCCTGCGCGCCCTCGGCTACCCGACGGACCGCGACATCGTGACGAATTTCTACGGCGTCGAGAACCTGAAGCTGAAGGAAGAGATGGACGAGCAGGAGCTCGGTCACAAGGTTCCCTTCGAGGACATCCTCGATGGCGAGCTCGTCGTGGCGAAGGCCTACGAGCCGCTCACCATCGGCATCGTCCGCCAGCTCATCGCACTCGGCCACAAGCAGATCGAAGTGATCGACGGTCGCGAAGACGAAATCCTGCTCAAGTCGCTCCGCAAGGACCCGGCGAAGGATGAGGATAGCGCCCTTAAGGACATCTACCGCAAGCTGCGCCCCGGCGATCCGCCGACCGCCGCGAACGCCCGCGCCCTGCTCAAGCGCCTCTTCTTCGACCCGAAGAAGTACGACCTGACCCGCGTCGGTCGTTACAAGATCAACAGCAAGCTGGAGAGCAAGGTCAGCTCCGACGAGCGCATCATGGTCCCCGAGGACTTCCTCGGTGCCGTGAAATACCTGCTCAAGCTCAAGAAGGGGGAAGGCGTGATCGATGATATCGATCACCTTGGCTCCCGCCGCGTCCGTGCCGTGGGCGAACTTCTCTCCAATCAGTGCCGCGTGGGCCTCGCCCGCACCGAGCGTCTGGTCAAGGAGCGCATGACCCTGTTCGACGTGAACATCGAGGGCATGACCCCGCAGAAGCTGATCAACCCGAAGGCCCTTTCGGCCGTCGTGCGTGACTTCTTCGGCCGGTCCCAGCTCTCCCAGTTCATGGACCAGACCAACCCGCTGGCCGAGCTGACGCACAAGCGCCGTCTCTCCGCCCTCGGACCTGGCGGTCTGAACCGCGACCGCGCTGGCTTCGAAGTCCGCGACGTTCACCCGTCCCACTATGGCCGTATCTGCCCGATCGAGACCCCGGAAGGTCCGAACATCGGTCTGATCAACTCGATGTGTACCTACGCTCGTATCAACGAGTTCGGCTTCATCGAAACGCCATACCGCAAGGTCAAAAACGGCAAGGTCACCAAGGAGATCGAATATCTTAGCGCCGACCAGGAAGAGAAGTTCCTCATCGCGCAGGCCAACAACCCGATCGACAAGGACGGTAAGTTCCTCAACGAAAAGGTCACCGCCCGTGAAGTGGGTGGCGAATTCATCGAAGTCGGTCCGACCGAAGTGAACTACATGGACGTCTCGCCGAAGCAGATGGTCTCCATCGCTGCCGGTCTGATTCCCTTCCTCGAACACGACGACGCCAACCGCGCTCTGATGGGTTCGAACATGCAGCGCCAAGGCGTGCCGCTTCTCGTGTCCGATTCGCCGTATGTCGGCACCGGTCTCGAAGGCAAAACCGCCCGCGACTCGCGCTCGGTGGTTGTCTCCGAACTGGACGGCGTCGTTGCCGCGGCCACCGCGGAAATGATCGTCACCACCCCGGACGGGAAGCTCCCCGTGGCCGATGAGAAGTTCCTCTCCGACCCGGAGTCGGTGAAGACCAATCTCGACAAGGGCATCATGGCCTATCCGCTGCGGAAGTTCATGCGCTCGAACGCCGGCACCTGCATCAACCAGAAGCCGATCGTCAAGAAGGGCCAGAAGATCAAGAAGGGTGACGTCCTTGCGGACGGACCGAACACCGAGAAGGGCGAACTCGCGCTCGGCCGCAACGTGCTGGTCGCCTTCATGCCTTGGAACGGCTACAACTTCGAGGATGCCATCGTCATCTCCGAGCGAGTGAAGAAGGAGGACATCTACACCTCCATTCACATCGCCGAATTCGACGTGGCCGCCCGCGACACCAAGCTGGGTCCGGAAGAAATCACCCGGGATATCCCGAACGTGGGTGAAGAAGCGCTCAAGAACCTCGACCACGACGGTATCATCCGCATCGGTGCCGAGGTGAAGCCGGGCGACATCCTCGTCGGCAAGATCACGCCGAAGTCCGAGACCGAACTCGCCCCGGAAGAGCGCCTGCTGCGCGCCATCTTCGGTGAGAAGGCCGCGGACGTGAAGGACACCTCGCTGCGCGTGCCCTCCGGTTGCATCGGTATCGTCCAAGACATCCGCGTCTCCTCTCACGGCAATGCCCGCAAGCGCGCCGAGAAGGTGGATCCGGTCGAGCTGAAGAAGCAGCTCAAGAAGATCAACGACGAGCACAAGAAGAAGGCCGACAAGCTCACCGACGATCTGACGGAGAAGCTTTCGGACATCCTGCTTGGCGAGAAGATCCCGCTTGATGTCGTGAACGCCCAGACCGGCGAGATCATCATCCCGGCGAACCGCAAGATCACCAAGACCCTGCTGCGCAAGCTGGCCTCGGTGCACGACCACATCGAAATCGATCCGTCCCCGATCCGGAACAAGATCCTTGAGATCATCGGTTCCTTCGAACAACGCTTCCAGGAGCTCGACACCGAGCGCGAGCGCAAGCTCGACCAACTGGAAGCCGGTGACGACGTCGATCCCGGCGTCATCAAGGAAGTGAAGGTCTTCATCGCCGCCAAGCGAAAGCTGTCCGTCGGTGACAAGATGGCCGGTCGTCACGGTAACAAGGGCGTTGTCGCCACCATCGTTCCCGAGGAAGACATGCCCTTCCTTGCGGACGGAACTCCGGTGGACATCGTACTTAACCCGCTCGGCGTGCCTTCCCGTATGAACGTGGGCCAGGTGCTCGAGACTCACTTGGGTGTCGCTGCCAAGGCCCTCGGCTTCAAGGTGGCCACCCCGATCTTCGACGGTATCCCCGAAGCGAAGATCTGGGAGTACATGTCGGAGGCCAAGAAGGTCGATGGCTACACTTGGATCGGCGACGGCAAGGATGGCAGCACCGGAGGTAAGTCGACCCTGTTCGACGGCCGCACCGGCGAGCCTTTCCACCAGCCGGTCGTGGTCGGCATTATCTACATGCTGAAGCTCGGTCACTTGGTCGCGGACAAGATCCACGCCCGTGCCGTCGGTCCCTATAGCCTCGTCACGCAGCAGCCGCTGGGTGGTAAGGCCCAGTACGGTGGCCAGCGCTTCGGGGAAATGGAAGTCTGGGCCCTCGAGGCCTACGGCGCCGCCTATACCCTTCAGGAACTGCTCACCGTCAAATCCGACGACGTGCAGGGACGCACCCGTATTTACGAAGCGATTGTCAAGGGGGACAACAACCTGGAAGCCGGCACGCCGGAATCCTTCAACGTCCTCATCAAGGAGATGCAGTCACTCGGTCTCGACGTCCGCCCCGGACGCCGCGGCTCGACGCCGGGCGGCGTGCCGTCCATCGGCGGAGTGGACGACTTCTCGCTCGACGATCTCACCCTCTGA